A genomic segment from Anas platyrhynchos isolate ZD024472 breed Pekin duck chromosome 5, IASCAAS_PekinDuck_T2T, whole genome shotgun sequence encodes:
- the PELI2 gene encoding E3 ubiquitin-protein ligase pellino homolog 2 isoform X2, with translation MCKARRQRCSSLSLQAPARVLPAGRSLAAKASGSSELQLEHGVVDVPASVIGSSCCVRCASVEGGKKRSIWAISCKGQHSISYTLSRNQTVVVEYTHDKDTDMFQVGRSTESPIDFVVTDTISGSQNNDETQITQSTISRFACRIVCDRSPPYTARIFAAGFDSSKNIFLGEKAAKWKNPDGHMDGLTTNGVLVMHPKGGFTEESKPGVWREISVCGDVYTLRETRSAQQRGKLVENETNVLQDGSLIDLCGATLLWRTADGLFHTPTQKHIEALRQEINAARPQCPVGLNTLAFPSINRKDVVEEKQPWAYLSCGHVHGYHNWGHRSDTEANERECPMCRTIGPYVPLWLGCEAGFYVDAGPPTHAFTPCGHVCSEKSAKYWSQIPLPHGTHAFHAACPFCATQLSGEHNCVKLIFQGPID, from the exons ATGTGCAAAGCGCGTAGGCAGCGATGCTCTTCTCTTAGCCTGCAGGCTCCAGCTCgtgtgctgcctgcaggcaggagcCTTGCAGCAAAAGCTTCTGGAAgttcagagctgcagctggagcatGGTGTGGTTGATGTACCAGCAAGTGTCATAGGCTCCTCGTGCTGTGTGCGCTGTGCTAGTGTGGAAGGTGGTAAGAAAAGAAGTATTTGG GCTATCAGCTGTAAAGGTCAGCACAGTATCTCCTATACTTTATCCAGAAACCAGACGGTTGTGGTGGAGTATACTCATGATAAAGACACAGACATGTTTCAG gttgGGAGGTCAACAGAAAGCCCTATAGACTTTGTAGTAACAGATACTATTTCTGGAAGTCAAAATAATGATGAAACTCAGATTACACAAAGCACCATATCCCGTTTCGCATGCAGGATTGTATGTGACAGGAGCCCGCCATATACAGCAAGGATTTTtgcagctggatttgactcttccaaaaatatatttcttggT GAAAAAGCAGCGAAATGGAAAAATCCTGATGGCCACATGGATGGATTAACAACAAACGGGGTGCTGGTCATGCATCCAAAAGGAGGATTTACGGAGGAGTCTAAACCTGGAGTTTGGAGGGAGATCTCGGTCTGTGGTGACGTGTACACTCTGCGGGAAACCAGATCTGCTCAACAACGGGGGAAACTG GTAGAAAATGAGACCAACGTCCTCCAAGACGGCTCCCTGATCGACCTGTGCGGGGCCACCCTTCTGTGGAGAACAGCAGACGGACTGTTTCACACTCCAACTCAGAAACACATCGAGGCTCTGCGACAGGAGATCAACGCTGCCAGGCCGCAGTGTCCCGTCGGGTTAAACACGTTGGCGTTTCCCAGCATCAACCGTAAAGATGTGGTAGAGGAGAAGCAACCGTGGGCGTACCTCAGCTGTGGTCATGTCCATGGCTATCACAACTGGGGACATCGCAGTGACACGGAAGCCAACGAGCGGGAGTGTCCCATGTGCAGAACCATTGGCCCCTACGTGCCTCTCTGGCTCGGTTGTGAAGCAGGCTTTTACGTGGATGCTGGTCCTCCGACTCATGCTTTCACCCCGTGTGGACACGTGTGCTCTGAGAAGTCTGCAAAATACTGGTCTCAAATCCCACTGCCTCATGGTACTCATGCATTTCATGCTGCCTGCCCTTTTTGTGCAACACAACTGTCTGGGGAACACAACTGCGTCAAGCTAATTTTTCAGGGTCCAATTGACTGA